A single region of the Lycium barbarum isolate Lr01 chromosome 2, ASM1917538v2, whole genome shotgun sequence genome encodes:
- the LOC132628282 gene encoding uncharacterized protein LOC132628282: protein MRWWWGTIVIVLLPSCCSGHSAAIVSRIAFGSCANQSAPQPIWDAIIRFDPQVFIWMGDTIYGDIRRPFKLFGKERTIGPWKNVPRFYPSSEHEMKSRYHQAKTIPGYSTLTRKTKVIGTWDDHDYGLNDAGKEFESKITNQRLLLDFLDEPLESTRRKQAGVYASYIFGPVGKHVKVILLDTRYYRDPVSSDGSILGDAQWMWLERELKGSPTTITIIVSSIQVISNHSATTGPLFYTESWGRFPREKSRLFKLISDSKREGVFFISGDVHFGEIARYNCAAGYPLYDITSSGLTQAVEKAVSPPLHFVVRFLALLTPAIMRVKDKSCRYRSCTYGQPNFGTIEINWDSDPVGLKFDIRDEKGLPVIALKISLTELQGQKVDSEMTIGLEKFQKYCSVEVDSPWFVRYRLAIFFFSTLAVLLLATIGLLCAVRSCCKRCHCKYKHD from the exons ATGCGGTGGTGGTGGGGAACAATAGTGATAGTGCTATTACCGTCATGCTGCAGCGGACATAGTGCTGCTATAGTCTCCCGGATTGCTTTTGGATCGTGCGCCAATCAAAGCGCTCCCCAG CCTATATGGGATGCAATAATCCGTTTTGATCCTCAAGTGTTCATCTGGATGGGCGACACCATCTACGGAGATATAAGACGTCCTTTCAAGCTTTTTGGAAAGGAGAGGACTATTGGCCCCTGGAAGAATGTCCCCAGGTTTTACCCTTCTTCTGAGCACGAAATGAAGTCCCGATATCATCAAGCTAAGACCATTCCTGGATATTCTACTCTCACCCGCAAAACTAAG GTTATTGGCACCTGggatgaccatgattatggattaAACGACGCAGGAAAAGAATTTGAGAGCAAGATCACTAACCAAAGGCTTTTACTTGATTTTCTGGATGAACCGCTAGAAAGTACTCG GCGCAAACAAGCTGGTGTTTATGCATCATACATATTTGGTCCTGTGGGTAAACATGTTAAG GTCATTCTTTTGGATACAAGATATTACAGAGATCCTGTCTCTAGTGATGGCAGTATCTTAGGAGATGCACAATGGATGTGGTTGGAGAGGGAGTTGAAAGGTTCTCCTACGACTATTACTATTATTGTATCATCTATTCAG GTCATATCAAATCATTCAGCTACAACTGGCCCTCTATTTTATACAGAGTCATGGGGACGATTTCCAAGGGAAAAAAGTCGTCTTTTCAAGTTGATATCTGATAGTAAG AGAGAAGGGGTTTTCTTCATAAGCGGAGATGTTCACTTTGGAGAAATTGCAAGATATAATTGTGCTGCTGGTTACCCCTTGTATGACATAACATCAAGTGGCCTTACCCAAGCAGTGGAGAAAGCAGTCTCTCCACCGCTGCATTTCGTTGTGAGATTTTTGGCATTGTTAACTCCAGCTATAATGCGAGTAAAGGACAAAAGCTGCAGATATCGTTCGTGCACTTATG GTCAACCAAACTTTGGGACCATTGAGATCAATTGGGATTCAGATCCAGTAGGTTTGAAGTTTGACATCAGAGATGAAAAGGGATTGCCAGTGATTGCATTGAAAATCTCATTAACAGAACTCCAAGGCCAAAAGGTTGACTCCGAAATGACCATTGGCTTAGAAAAATTTCAAAAGTATTGCTCTGTTGAAGTTGACTCACCATGGTTTGTCAGATATCGGTTGGCAATATTTTTCTTTTCCACTTTAGCTG TGCTGCTTCTTGCAACCATAGGACTCCTCTGTGCAGTCAGGTCATGTTGCAAGAGATGCCATTGCAAATACAAGCATGATTGA